The stretch of DNA GCAGGAGAGCGCGAGGGCGATCAACAGCTTCATGATGGCTTCTCCTCAGGGCTGGACGAAATGATAGAGAACATGCGGTTGCGACGTGAACGACAGGCGCCAGCGCCCCTCGGCGCCGTGGAATAGCAATTGCTCATAAGGGCCGCCGGCGCGCGCGCCGGTGGCCTGTTCGAACCGCATCGGGCCGACGCGTTCCCAATAGCTGGTTTTCCCGTCGTTGGTGACGGTGACGGCATTCGGGCCCGCCGCGGCGATCTTCAGGTCGCGCTCGGGATTGGGCGCGCGCGCATAGTCGCGCCGGTTTACGCGATAGGCGCCGAGCGGCAGTGTCTCGTTGGCGGGCGCGGCGACGCGCGGGGCGGGAGCGACCGGGAACAGCCGGCCGATCAGCGCCTCGGTCAGTTCTGTGCGCCCGCCATAGCTGCCCTCGCCGCCGGTCTCGGAAACGAAGAAGCCCAGCCCCGCCTCGGGCGCCAGGATCATGTTCGAATGGAAGTCGCCGGTGTTGCCGCCATGGCCGACCATACGCGGGCCCTTTTCGCGGACGACGAAAAAGCCGTGCGCCATGCCGGGCAGCCCGGGGGCGTTGGCGACCGAGTTGGTCATCAGCAATTTGACCGAGGCGGGTTTCAGGATGCGCGCCTTGCCGAGCGCGCCGCCGTTCATCATCGCCATCATGAAGCGCGCCATGTCGGGGCCGCTGCTCGTTCCCGATCCCGCGGGCATCACCGGGCTGAACAGCTCGAACGGATCGGCGACGAGCCGCCCGTCCTTGACCTGATAGCCCGACGCCATGCGCGGCGCGAGCGCGGCGGGCAAAGGTTCGCGAAAGGTTGTGGCGTTCATCCCGAGCGGCGAAAAGATATGCTTTTCGACATAATCGGGAAAGGCTTCGCCCGACACGCGCTCGACGATATAGCCCGCGAGCACCGATCCATAGTTCGAATAGGAGGTCTCGGTCCCCGGGGCCCAATGGCGTACCGGAATATGCGTCTTCATCCATTCGACATAGGGTTGGATCTTGTCGGGCGTCGGCGCGGTGAGGCCGCCGACGTCGCTCATCCCCGGCGTGTGCGACAAAAGATCGCGCACGCGGATCGGCTTGCCCTCATACTCGGGGATTTTGAAATCGAGATATTTGTTCACATCGGCGTCGAGGTCGACGCGGCCTGCTTCGACCTGTTGCAGCAGCGCGGTCCAGGTGAACATCTTCGACACCGATCCCGGGCGGAACAACGTCTGCTGCCCGTCGACCGCGATGCCCTTGTCGATATCGGCAAAGCCATAGCCGCGCGAGAAAAGCACTTTGTCGCGATAGACGACGGTGACGATCGCGCCCGCGACCTCGCGCGTCGCGATCTGCTGTGCCATCACGCCGTCGACGAAATCGGCAAGCCCGCCGATCCGGTCCTGCGGGATGCTATCGGTGGCTTGTGCGGCGGACTGCGCCGTGGCGACGGAGGGCAGGGCGATTGAGCCGAGCAGCGCGGCGGCGAATGCGGTGCGGCGCAGGGCCGGGAGTCGGGTCATGCAAGGTCTCCGAAGGGCAGGGGTTTCATGCGAGGCAGCTGTCGACGAGCGCGTCGAATGCGGGCCCGCCGCGGATGGGGTCGGCGACCGGCAAGCCGAGCCGCGCGCTCTCGCGCGCCATCAGTTCGGTTGCCGCCGCTTCGCCCAGCGCCGACGTGTTGAATGCAAAGCCGCCGCAGCGGATCGCGGGATTGGTCCGGCGGCCGAGCAGCAGGGTGAGCTCGACGATCTCTTCGACGCTGGTCAGCGTATAGCCCGCGGTGCCGAGCATCTCGGTGCGGCCGGGCTCGTGACAGACGACGAAGACGTCGGGCTGGCTGCCGTGGAGCAGGCCGAGCGACACCGCCGCATAGGCCGGGTGCGTCAATGCCCCCTGACCCTCGATCACGTCCCAGTGCCCCGCGCGCGCGTCGGGCGACAAGAGTTCAGCGGCGCCGGCCTCGAAATCGGAGACGACGGCGTCCATCGCGATGCCGCCGTCGGCGATCATGATGCCCGTCTGGCCGCTCGCGCGGAAATCGGTGTCGACGCCGCGCGCCACGAAGGCGCGGGCCAGCGCCAGCGCGGTATATTTCTTGCCAAGCGCGCAGTCGGTGCCGACGGTCAGCAGTCGTTTTCCGCTGCGCTTGCGCCCGGTGCCGACGGGGATCTGCGGCGGCGGCACGCGCACGTCGATCAGCTGGCGACCGAGCCGGTGCGCGGCTTCGGCAAGTTCGGGGATGTCGGAGAGGCGCATGTGCATGCCCGCGATCAGGTCGAGCCCCGCCTCCAGCGCCTCGACCAGCGACGCGCGCCAGTTCGCGGGGATCACGCCGCCGAGGTTGGCGACACCGATCACCAGCGCACGCGCGCCCCGCGCCCGCGCTTCGGCGGCGGTGAGCGCGTCCAGCCCCGTGGTGACCGTGGCGCCGGGCAGCCGTAGTTCGCCGACACATTTGTCGGGCGCCCAATCCTTCAGCCCGAAGGCGGTCTTTGCGAAGCCCGGGATGGTCGTGTCGCCAAGGAACAGCACATAGGGCTGCGGCAACAAAAGCGCCCCGGCGATGCGATCGGTCAGCGCGTTCATCAGCCGCCCCACGTTGCGGTCAGGAGCCGCTGGAAATTGCCGCCGAGTACCGCGAGGATGTTCGCGTCGGAATATTTGCGGCGCAGCAGTTCTTCGGTCAGGTCGAACATCTTAAGCGGGTGATCGAACCCGTCGACGTCGATCTTCTCGCGAAAGGCGTAGCTGTCCTTATAGGCGCCGCGCAGCATCTTGTTCATCTCGGGCGAGGTGTCGTCATAGCCATAGAGGTCGGAATCGGTGCCGACGCCGACATGATCGATCCCGACGAGCTTCACGACATGGTCGATATGGTCGACATAGTTCACGATCGTCGTCGGATCGGTCTTGCTCACGAAATTGCGCACCCCGGTGATGCCCATCACGCCGCCCTTGGCAGCAAGCGCCTTGATCGCCTCGTCGGTCTTGACGCGCGGATGGTCGATCAGCGCGCGGCAATTGCTGTGCGTGATCGCGATCGGCTTCGGCGAAATCTCGATGGCGTCGAGCGTCGTACGGTCGCCGCTGTGCGACACGTCGACGAGCATGCCCACCTCGTTCATCGCCTTGATGATCTCGACGCCGAAATCGCTCACGCCGCCATCGACGCGCTCGGTCGACCCCGATCCGATGCGGTTCTGCGAATTATAGGTGAGCTGCGCGCAGCGCTGGCCAATCTCGTAGAAGGTCTTGACGTCGGCGGGGCGGTTGAAATGGTCGGCGTTCTGCAGCCCCATGATGACCGCGACCTTGCCGTCCTTCTTCGCGCGCAGGATGTCGGCGAATTTATCGACCCCGGTGAAGACATGGCTGTTGCGCGCGACGAAATTGCCCCAGATCGCGAAGAAGCTGAGCGCCTGTTCCTTCGCCGTCGGGCCGCCGATGCCCACCGCATGGTGGATGGCGTTGATGCCGCTGGCGCGAAAGTCCGCGGTTTCCTTTTCGCTCAGCGCCTTGGTGTAATAGCTCGGATCGAAGTCGATCTTGATCGGTGCGAGCATGTCGACGACGACCGCGCGCTGGACCAGCTCGATCGCGCGCTTCGAATAGGCGCGGTTCGTCGCCGGATTGATCTGGAAATGCGCGCGCGCAACATAGGGAGCGGCGAGGGGGGCAGCGAGCGCCGCGCCCGCAGCGCAAATCGCCTGCCGTCGAGAAAATAGCATCATCATCCCCTGCTTTGTAATTTTCTGATTAGGACGATATTATCCCATTAGGGCTTCGTCAATCCGTCGCTTTCGAATCCTGAAAAACCTCTTCGCGTTTCACGCGAGCCGCCAGGCTGAGTGCCATAGCCGCAAGTCGTCGTCCCGGCTTTCGGCCCGATTCGGCACCCGAGGTCGATCGGCTTCAACGGAACTCATGGCAATTATGAGCCTAATTTCTCTTAAAAGAAATATATTGTCCTATATAGGACATTGTGGCAGCTTCGACGCGGGGAACCAAAAAAGGCCGCCATCGAGCGGTCCAGCCAAAGGGGTGGATTGATATGCGTAAGGACAGTGACAAGCTCGGTTACCGGCTCGCGCGCGGCAGCAGCATTGCGGCGTTGGCGGCCGGATTATGGCTCGCCGTGCCGGCCGCGGCGCAGACCGTCGCCGAAACCGAGGCCACGGCCGACGAGGAGATTCTCGTCACGGGATCGCGCATCGCGCGCGCCGGTTTCGATCAGCCGACCCCCACGACAGTGATCGGCGAGGATGAACTGCGCCTCGGCGCGCGTCCGAACATCCAGCAGGTGCTGAACGACCTTCCGCAAATCCGCCCGACGACCACGCCGACCGTATCGAACGGCAACACCTCGACCGGCACCGCGCCCGTCGACATGCGCGGCCTGGGTGTCAACCGCACGCTGGTGTTGCTCGACGGCCGCCGCTTCGTCGGCGAGGGCAATCTGAATTTCATCCCGACCAATCTGGTCGAGCGCGTCGAAGTCGTGACCGGCGGCGCCTCGGCCGCCTGGGGCTCGGGCGCGGTCGCGGGCGTCGTAAACATCCTTCTCGACAAGGATTATGACGGCCTGTCGATCGGCGGCAATGTTGGCGTTTCGTCGCGCGGCGACGGGTTCCGCTATGGTTTCGATGCGAAATTCGGCACCGGCTTCGCCGACGGGCGCGGCCATTTCATCATCGGCGGCGAATATGTCAAAGACCGCGGCGTGATCAACCGCAGCACGCGGCCGAACCTCAACAGTCCCGATTTCATTCCGTCGGGCACGGGGTCGGAACTGGTCCGCGACGTGAACTTCGGCAATGTCACGCTGGGCGGCCTGATCACCAGCGGCGTGCTCGCGGGACAGACGTTCAACGCCGACGGCACGCTGCGTGCTTTCGATCGCGGCACGAGCGTCGGCGCGGGCGCTTTCCCGCTGCGGATGGTCGGCGGCGCGGATGGCATCAACCTCTATGACACCATTCCCGTCTCCTCGCCTTTCGAACGGCTGAGCACCTATGCCCGGCTGAGCTATGAGGTCGGCGACGCGACCTTCTGGGTCGACGGCAGCTATGCGCGTTCGCTGTCGAACGCGCCTTTCTTCGGCGACTTTACGGTCGGCGGGGCGCTCGGCCTGCCTTACCTCACGATCCAGGCGAACAACCCCTATCTGTCGACCGCGATCCGCGATCGCCTTGCCGCCGCGGGCGAGACGAGCTTCACCTTCGGCCGCTATTTCAACGACATCCTTCAACTGCAGTTCCGCGGCGAGCGGGTCAGCAAGGAAGGAGCGATCGGCGTCGACGGCACGTTCGGCAAGGGCTTCCGCTACAAGGCCTGGTACAGCCACGGCGAGGTCGAGAGCGAACAGTCGATGGGCAACTCGCGGTTGGTCCGGCAGTTCAGCAACGCGATCAATGCGGTGTCGAGCGGCGGGCAAATCGTCTGCGGCATCAATGCCGACGCGGACCCGACCAATAATGATCCCGCGTGCCGGCCGCTCAATCCCTTCGGCGCATTGAACGCGTCGCTCGAAGCACGCGACTATGTCACCGGGGCGCAGCAATCGTTCGAAACCCGAAAGCTCGATTCGGTGGGCGCCGAAGTTCAGGGCGATCTCTTTTCCTTGTGGGCCGGCCCGGTGACCGTCGCGATCGGCGCCGAGGCACGCTGGGAGGAACAGGTCTCGTCGCGCGACGATTTCACGATCGCGAACGCCAGCAACTTCGGCATTCTCGTCTTTTCGACGCCCACGTCGGGCGGGTTCAACGTCAAGGAGGCGTTCGGCGAAGTCCTGTTCCCGCTGCTCAAGCTCGAAAATGCGGTCGAAATCGACCTGAGCGGCGCCGCGCGCTATTCGGATTACAGCACCAGCGGCGGCATCTGGACGTGGAAAGCCGGGGGCACGGCGCGGCTGTTTGGCGACCTGCTCCTGCGCGCAACGCGCTCGCGCGACATCCGCTCGCCGGGCATCGGCGAATTGTTCGCGCTCCGCGCGATTAACATCGGGCCGCTCAACGATCAGGACAGGGCCGGGCGAGCCGCGGCCAACCCCGCATATAATCCGCAGCCGTCGACCGTGACGACATTCACCGGCGGCAACCCCAATCTGGTGCCGGAAGTGAGCTACACGACGGCGATCGGCGCAACATATTCGCCGTCCTTCCTGCGCGGCTTCAGCGCTTCGGTCGATTATTACAAGATCAAGATCGACGGTGCGGTCACGGCGCTGAACGGATCGAACCTCACGCTCCTGTGCTCCCGCGGGGTCACATCCGCCTGCGATAGCATTACGCGCGATGCAACGGGGACGGTTACCCAGGTGGCCGCCACCCAGCAGAATATCGCGAGCTTCGAGACGAGCGGGCTCGACATGGAGGCATCCTATGTCGTCAACCTGTCGAACGTCAGTGCGGGCCTGCCGGGCAGCCTGCGCATCCGCGCACTGGCAACCTATGTCGACAAGCTGGTGTTCGATACCGGGGTTACCCGCGTCGAGACTGCGGGCGATGTCGGCGATTCGGTGCTGCGCGCGACGCCGAAATGGCGCGGGACGCTCAGCGCGACCTATGAGGATGACAATGTCGGGTTCGACATCCGCGCGCGGTATATCGATGGCGGCAATTTCGACCGGACACGCACGACCCTGATCAACAACAGGATCGCGTCGCGGACCTATGTCGACCTCGGCGCGCGGTTCAAGATCGACGATCGCTTCATGCTGTTCGGCAATGTGAACAATGTGTTCGACCGCGATCCCCCGCTCATCACCGTCAACAGCACGCTGTACGACGTCGTCGGCCGCTACTTCACCGTCGGCGCGAAGGTCGATTTCTAATCGGATCCGTTTTCGGGGCAGTTCGAAGCAAGGTCACGCAGTCCCGGCCTTGCTTCGGCTGCCCCGAGGAGGGCGTCAGGGCCGGGCGGCGGTGACGATGATTTCCACGCGGTAGTCGGGCGTTGCCAGACGGACTTCGCCGGTCGCCCGCGTCGGCGCATTGGCGCCGCCGATCCATTCTTCCCAAACCACGTTCATCGCGGCGAAATCGGCCATGTCGGCCAGCCAGACCATGGCCGTGAGCAGGTGCGACTTATCGGTGCCGGCCTCGGCGAGCAATTCGTCGATCGATGCGAGAATGGCGCGCGTTTGCTTCGTCGCGTCCTCGCCCGGCGCGCCAACCTGGCCAGCCAGATAGACGATGCCGCCATGGATCACGGCCTGGCTCATGCGCGGGCCCGAATGCAGGCGTTCGATGCTCATAGGAATCTCCTTTGTTGGGGTTTGTCGAGGGGCGGATGACAGGTCAGGGCCGCTTCGGCAATTTGATCCTGCGTGCGGTGCCGTCGCGTCGCGGACCGGCGGCGCCTGCAAGGCGCTTCTGAAGCCACTGAAATAGGCTGATGGTGCCGGCTACAGGATTCGAACCCGTGGCCCCCTGATTACAAATCAGGTGCTCTACCAACTGAGCTAAGCCGGCACGGCTGACCGCCCCTTAGCATTTTTCGGCCGGATGGAAACATCCGACATCGGGAAAATACGGCGAGCATGAAATCTTCAGATGATGCCAAAGGTCCAGCCCTCGGTTTGCGCGAGCCGGCCCGTCAGCGGCGACGGCGACCAGGGCGCGGCGTCGCCGGCGATCGCGCGCAGCCAGGCGGCGGTCAGCAGCGCGTCGCTCGCATGGTCGCTGACCGGCCCCGTCAAGCTGCACGGCGGCGAACCCAGCGCGGCGAGCGCCGCGTCGAGCGCCGCGCCGTCGCGGATCTTGCTGCGCCCCGGCGGCAGCCCGGCCGCGCGCGCGGCGAGGCTGGTGTAGATTTCGACCAGCATCGGTCCCGTGGCGGGCACCGGATCGCCGGGCCACAGCGGGATGCGGCGCGACAGCCGGTGAAGCAGGCGCATTCCCGACAGGCTGGCCTTGCCGACCTGCGCCGCGCCGACAAGGTTGAAATTGCTGACGCTCGCCGCCTGTTTCGTCGCCCGCTGGTGATGCTCGACGACGCGCGGCCGCCCCGCGCCGGCTTCGAACCGGTCGCCCGCCTCGCCGCGGTGGCGGAAATGCCGGCGCGCCTCGGAGTGCGTTAGGAATCCGCCCGTTTCATAATGCGGATCGCCGCCCGCCAGATGTTCGACGAGCGCCCACAGCGCGCGCATGTCGGCCGGACTTTCCGCCCAGCCGGGGAAATAGGCGCCATGGTCGGCAAAGGCGAAGGCGGCTGAAAAGTCGAAACCGATCAGCATATTCTCGCGGGCGGCCGCGACACCCTCCAGCCAATCGAGGATTTCGGCCCGCGACCAGATATGCCCTCGCCGCACCAGTGCGGGCGCTGCGCTGCCGCTGGCGACCGCCAGGGCGATCCCGCGCTGGCGCGGACCCCGTGCGCCCGACCAGTCGAGCGCGGCAAAATGGGTGAAAGGACGCATCGCCGCGCCTTAGCGCATCCATGTCATCTTGCACAAAGCCTCGCTCCGCCCCACATGCACGCCATGCTGATCGAAACCGAATCGACGCCCAATCCCGCGACGCTCAAATTCCTGCCTGGCCGGGCGGTGATGGAGGCGGGAACCCGCGACTTTGCGAGCCCTGAAGAGGCCGAGGCATCGCCGCTCGCCAGCGCGCTTTTCTCGCTTGGCGACGTAAC from Sphingopyxis sp. CCNWLW2 encodes:
- a CDS encoding serine hydrolase domain-containing protein, whose translation is MTRLPALRRTAFAAALLGSIALPSVATAQSAAQATDSIPQDRIGGLADFVDGVMAQQIATREVAGAIVTVVYRDKVLFSRGYGFADIDKGIAVDGQQTLFRPGSVSKMFTWTALLQQVEAGRVDLDADVNKYLDFKIPEYEGKPIRVRDLLSHTPGMSDVGGLTAPTPDKIQPYVEWMKTHIPVRHWAPGTETSYSNYGSVLAGYIVERVSGEAFPDYVEKHIFSPLGMNATTFREPLPAALAPRMASGYQVKDGRLVADPFELFSPVMPAGSGTSSGPDMARFMMAMMNGGALGKARILKPASVKLLMTNSVANAPGLPGMAHGFFVVREKGPRMVGHGGNTGDFHSNMILAPEAGLGFFVSETGGEGSYGGRTELTEALIGRLFPVAPAPRVAAPANETLPLGAYRVNRRDYARAPNPERDLKIAAAGPNAVTVTNDGKTSYWERVGPMRFEQATGARAGGPYEQLLFHGAEGRWRLSFTSQPHVLYHFVQP
- a CDS encoding DUF1611 domain-containing protein, whose protein sequence is MNALTDRIAGALLLPQPYVLFLGDTTIPGFAKTAFGLKDWAPDKCVGELRLPGATVTTGLDALTAAEARARGARALVIGVANLGGVIPANWRASLVEALEAGLDLIAGMHMRLSDIPELAEAAHRLGRQLIDVRVPPPQIPVGTGRKRSGKRLLTVGTDCALGKKYTALALARAFVARGVDTDFRASGQTGIMIADGGIAMDAVVSDFEAGAAELLSPDARAGHWDVIEGQGALTHPAYAAVSLGLLHGSQPDVFVVCHEPGRTEMLGTAGYTLTSVEEIVELTLLLGRRTNPAIRCGGFAFNTSALGEAAATELMARESARLGLPVADPIRGGPAFDALVDSCLA
- a CDS encoding dipeptidase → MMLFSRRQAICAAGAALAAPLAAPYVARAHFQINPATNRAYSKRAIELVQRAVVVDMLAPIKIDFDPSYYTKALSEKETADFRASGINAIHHAVGIGGPTAKEQALSFFAIWGNFVARNSHVFTGVDKFADILRAKKDGKVAVIMGLQNADHFNRPADVKTFYEIGQRCAQLTYNSQNRIGSGSTERVDGGVSDFGVEIIKAMNEVGMLVDVSHSGDRTTLDAIEISPKPIAITHSNCRALIDHPRVKTDEAIKALAAKGGVMGITGVRNFVSKTDPTTIVNYVDHIDHVVKLVGIDHVGVGTDSDLYGYDDTSPEMNKMLRGAYKDSYAFREKIDVDGFDHPLKMFDLTEELLRRKYSDANILAVLGGNFQRLLTATWGG
- a CDS encoding TonB-dependent receptor plug domain-containing protein gives rise to the protein MRKDSDKLGYRLARGSSIAALAAGLWLAVPAAAQTVAETEATADEEILVTGSRIARAGFDQPTPTTVIGEDELRLGARPNIQQVLNDLPQIRPTTTPTVSNGNTSTGTAPVDMRGLGVNRTLVLLDGRRFVGEGNLNFIPTNLVERVEVVTGGASAAWGSGAVAGVVNILLDKDYDGLSIGGNVGVSSRGDGFRYGFDAKFGTGFADGRGHFIIGGEYVKDRGVINRSTRPNLNSPDFIPSGTGSELVRDVNFGNVTLGGLITSGVLAGQTFNADGTLRAFDRGTSVGAGAFPLRMVGGADGINLYDTIPVSSPFERLSTYARLSYEVGDATFWVDGSYARSLSNAPFFGDFTVGGALGLPYLTIQANNPYLSTAIRDRLAAAGETSFTFGRYFNDILQLQFRGERVSKEGAIGVDGTFGKGFRYKAWYSHGEVESEQSMGNSRLVRQFSNAINAVSSGGQIVCGINADADPTNNDPACRPLNPFGALNASLEARDYVTGAQQSFETRKLDSVGAEVQGDLFSLWAGPVTVAIGAEARWEEQVSSRDDFTIANASNFGILVFSTPTSGGFNVKEAFGEVLFPLLKLENAVEIDLSGAARYSDYSTSGGIWTWKAGGTARLFGDLLLRATRSRDIRSPGIGELFALRAINIGPLNDQDRAGRAAANPAYNPQPSTVTTFTGGNPNLVPEVSYTTAIGATYSPSFLRGFSASVDYYKIKIDGAVTALNGSNLTLLCSRGVTSACDSITRDATGTVTQVAATQQNIASFETSGLDMEASYVVNLSNVSAGLPGSLRIRALATYVDKLVFDTGVTRVETAGDVGDSVLRATPKWRGTLSATYEDDNVGFDIRARYIDGGNFDRTRTTLINNRIASRTYVDLGARFKIDDRFMLFGNVNNVFDRDPPLITVNSTLYDVVGRYFTVGAKVDF
- a CDS encoding RidA family protein gives rise to the protein MSIERLHSGPRMSQAVIHGGIVYLAGQVGAPGEDATKQTRAILASIDELLAEAGTDKSHLLTAMVWLADMADFAAMNVVWEEWIGGANAPTRATGEVRLATPDYRVEIIVTAARP